The following proteins come from a genomic window of Thiothrix winogradskyi:
- a CDS encoding TonB-dependent receptor, with protein MELPNSDVLIVNVQSTPRRLSIYGQVPDKLPQSGIRINPQHTGNNGSNRLEDFADYTPGVQLGRNQAGIGSDLYLRGYALNGNMQLDGLLDVQGFYLRDPATLDSIEISKGLNSVLFGSGSPGGTVNYVSKQPHFSPQRSWQLSAGSPHSVHGVLDVNQPFAQSDWAGRLLMIGQQAETGRANVGDDRFTFLPSLLWQTDQQSLLLELEHGRQNREYDFDNVFYQGKPIYNVSYVDPRSYAQRHMNRVSGTYTRDWGKGWETLLQANQIDAKRDERWIGFAYLPAKGTSLPGYYRDAQYTQAQQALRAEVSRHYTLGISQHQTRLGVSGHSVEIDLKRQFRTGLFTLDLFNPTFDFPLPDADKLTKRESITLRKERAAYLQHHAEIGEQWGVHAGIRNSRYQADYTSPTLAFQETDADDTSASLGLTWQATPHWQAFASRNESFAPNIGMDKNDQFFDPLQGVQHEMGVRHQHETRHGKPVKSHLSVYRIDQKNVTTRDPSEPGALMLTGKTRSQGVEANLSIPISKTLMVNTAYNYSDSRITENNDGNTGNHLHNVPRHSGSLTLDYAPNARTQLTLGAVKVGKRPGDDANSFEVPAYTRLDAGANWQLNRKITLKAGVRNLLNEDYVAASEGTDFIVQGRKRTLTLGLEIDF; from the coding sequence ATGGAATTACCTAACAGCGACGTACTCATCGTTAACGTGCAGAGTACCCCACGACGCTTGTCCATTTACGGGCAAGTCCCTGATAAACTGCCTCAGTCCGGCATCCGTATTAACCCGCAACACACGGGCAATAACGGCAGTAACCGGCTGGAAGATTTCGCCGATTACACCCCCGGCGTACAACTTGGGCGCAATCAGGCGGGAATAGGCAGCGACCTCTACCTGCGCGGCTATGCCCTCAATGGCAATATGCAACTCGATGGCTTGCTGGATGTGCAAGGGTTTTACCTGCGCGACCCCGCCACCCTGGACAGCATTGAGATCAGCAAAGGCTTGAACTCCGTCTTGTTTGGCTCAGGCTCACCGGGTGGCACAGTCAATTACGTCAGTAAGCAACCGCATTTTTCACCACAACGAAGCTGGCAATTATCAGCAGGTTCACCCCACAGTGTGCATGGCGTGTTAGATGTGAACCAACCGTTCGCGCAAAGCGATTGGGCAGGGCGCTTGCTCATGATCGGGCAACAAGCGGAAACCGGACGCGCCAACGTCGGTGATGACCGCTTTACGTTTTTACCTTCACTCTTGTGGCAAACCGACCAGCAATCCTTGTTACTGGAGCTGGAACACGGCAGGCAAAACCGCGAATACGACTTTGATAACGTCTTTTATCAGGGCAAACCGATCTACAATGTTTCCTACGTTGACCCACGTTCTTACGCCCAACGGCACATGAACCGCGTGAGCGGCACGTATACCCGCGATTGGGGCAAAGGTTGGGAAACGTTGCTGCAAGCCAACCAGATCGACGCCAAGCGCGATGAACGCTGGATCGGATTTGCTTATTTACCAGCCAAAGGCACGTCGTTGCCCGGCTATTACCGCGATGCCCAATACACTCAAGCGCAACAAGCGCTGCGTGCTGAAGTTTCACGGCATTACACCCTCGGCATCAGCCAACACCAGACGCGCCTTGGTGTTAGCGGGCATTCGGTCGAAATTGACTTGAAACGCCAATTTCGCACCGGTTTATTTACCCTAGACCTGTTCAACCCGACGTTTGATTTCCCACTGCCGGATGCTGACAAGCTCACCAAACGCGAATCCATCACCTTGCGCAAGGAACGGGCAGCATATTTGCAACACCATGCTGAAATCGGCGAGCAATGGGGAGTTCATGCTGGAATCCGCAACAGCCGATACCAAGCCGATTACACCTCACCCACCCTCGCCTTTCAGGAAACCGATGCCGATGACACATCTGCCTCACTGGGGTTGACCTGGCAAGCCACCCCACACTGGCAAGCATTTGCCAGCCGCAATGAATCGTTCGCGCCTAATATTGGCATGGATAAAAACGACCAGTTTTTTGACCCACTCCAAGGCGTGCAGCATGAAATGGGTGTGCGTCATCAGCATGAAACCCGGCATGGCAAACCTGTCAAAAGCCACCTGAGTGTCTACCGCATCGACCAGAAAAACGTCACCACCCGCGACCCTAGCGAACCGGGCGCATTGATGCTCACCGGCAAAACACGCTCACAAGGGGTGGAAGCCAACCTCAGCATCCCCATTAGCAAAACCCTGATGGTTAATACCGCGTACAATTACAGCGATTCCCGTATCACTGAGAACAACGACGGCAACACCGGCAATCACTTGCACAATGTCCCCCGGCATAGCGGCTCACTGACGCTGGATTACGCCCCCAATGCCCGCACTCAGCTCACACTTGGTGCAGTCAAGGTCGGCAAGCGCCCCGGTGATGATGCCAATAGCTTTGAAGTTCCCGCGTATACGCGGCTGGATGCGGGTGCAAACTGGCAACTCAACCGCAAAATCACGCTCAAAGCAGGCGTGCGCAATTTGCTGAACGAGGATTACGTGGCAGCAAGCGAAGGCACCGATTTTATTGTACAAGGGCGTAAACGTACCCTGACATTAGGACTGGAGATAGATTTCTAA
- a CDS encoding DUF58 domain-containing protein, translated as MAGVAGEGIVFSSLQSLLRLQGQVRTLHLAKKHIRARHAGLHRSVHKGRGMDFAESRMYQPGDDIRTIDWRVTARSGRVHTKVFEEEREKPVLLWVDLRPSMFFATRGRFKSVLAAQIAALLLWKTLDDGDRIGGILQNGTHTEFKPSRSRSSALHLLRQLSDMTRVTVAERNRSDLQASWTRLRRVTQPGSQLFILSDFRQVTPAALRQLAMIAQHSQLTLIEIHDPFEEKLPNNGSLRLTDGKRHLLLNLGLRLWRDRYSNRVAQAAKTLQEFSRSYRIPLVQLSTADSDNERLLKLSRGLR; from the coding sequence ATGGCAGGTGTAGCTGGCGAAGGGATTGTCTTTAGTTCCCTGCAATCCTTGTTGCGCTTACAGGGGCAGGTGCGCACTTTGCATTTGGCGAAAAAGCATATTCGGGCGCGTCACGCGGGCTTGCACCGTTCCGTTCACAAAGGGCGCGGCATGGATTTTGCTGAGTCGCGCATGTACCAGCCCGGTGACGATATTCGTACCATTGACTGGCGGGTAACGGCGCGTAGTGGGCGCGTACATACCAAAGTGTTTGAGGAAGAGCGCGAAAAGCCGGTGTTATTGTGGGTGGATTTACGCCCGTCGATGTTTTTTGCCACCCGTGGGCGTTTTAAATCGGTGTTGGCAGCACAGATTGCGGCGTTATTGCTATGGAAAACCCTTGATGATGGCGATCGCATCGGCGGTATTTTGCAAAATGGCACGCATACCGAATTCAAACCGTCGCGGAGTCGTTCCTCTGCTTTGCATTTATTGCGCCAGTTGAGCGATATGACCCGTGTGACGGTCGCTGAGCGCAATCGCAGTGATTTGCAAGCCAGTTGGACACGCTTGCGGCGGGTGACACAGCCGGGTAGTCAATTGTTTATTCTGAGTGATTTTCGGCAAGTGACACCCGCAGCGTTGCGGCAGTTGGCAATGATTGCGCAACATTCGCAATTAACCTTGATTGAGATTCACGATCCGTTTGAAGAGAAATTGCCTAATAACGGCAGCTTGCGTTTGACCGACGGTAAACGGCATTTGTTACTGAATTTGGGTTTGCGGCTGTGGCGCGACCGTTATAGCAATCGTGTGGCGCAAGCGGCGAAAACTTTGCAGGAATTCAGCCGCAGCTACCGCATTCCATTGGTGCAATTGTCGACCGCTGACAGCGATAACGAACGCTTGCTCAAATTGTCACGGGGGTTGCGATGA
- a CDS encoding Rrf2 family transcriptional regulator, with product MKLSTQGQHAIMAMLALAIHDDEGAVRLGDLATQQGISLSYLEQIFARLRNEGLVEGIRGPGGGYRLSRHADEITLAEIVQAAEDDAAVELNASHSTAMRGQDLVQRMWLDLSSQFYRFMEDITLDSLMEGHELPRKTYQMGETASLIARMFPARELRPSMGHQMAM from the coding sequence ATGAAACTATCCACACAAGGTCAACATGCGATTATGGCGATGCTGGCTTTGGCTATCCACGATGACGAAGGTGCAGTGCGCTTGGGTGATCTGGCAACACAGCAGGGGATTTCGTTGTCTTATTTAGAACAGATATTCGCCCGCTTACGTAACGAAGGCTTGGTCGAAGGCATTCGTGGCCCAGGTGGTGGTTATCGTTTGAGCCGCCATGCTGATGAAATTACCTTGGCAGAAATTGTCCAAGCCGCTGAAGACGACGCTGCTGTAGAACTGAATGCCTCGCACAGTACTGCAATGCGGGGTCAGGATTTGGTGCAACGCATGTGGTTAGACCTGAGCAGTCAGTTTTACCGCTTCATGGAAGACATTACGCTGGATAGCTTAATGGAAGGTCATGAACTGCCGCGTAAAACCTACCAGATGGGTGAAACCGCCAGTTTAATTGCCAGAATGTTCCCCGCAAGGGAACTAAGACCGAGCATGGGACATCAAATGGCTATGTAG
- a CDS encoding NBR1-Ig-like domain-containing protein, translating to MSALDLAKYIKNRLTALNMTMVAAADRSKISRQTWHKLLNADIDEAKLSTLLKVAETLQTHPLSMLRIYFHGKQLSHSTTQSSGNTKFASGFIADITYPDNSIVQTGQVFEKIWEVENLGTHAWVNWRLQCVDEHLSVQTLKGSEHYNGNGSQYSLMPLADSIPIPLTQPGEKVRLHVQFRAPDYPCTTISHWKSTDAEGNIIFPHLTGLYCLVKVISL from the coding sequence GTGTCTGCGCTGGATCTCGCCAAATACATCAAAAATCGCCTGACCGCGTTAAACATGACGATGGTAGCTGCCGCAGACCGCTCCAAGATTTCGCGCCAAACATGGCATAAGCTCCTAAATGCCGACATAGACGAGGCAAAACTCTCCACGCTCTTGAAAGTCGCGGAAACCTTGCAAACACACCCACTTAGCATGTTGCGCATTTATTTTCACGGTAAACAACTTAGTCACAGCACCACCCAATCCAGCGGGAACACTAAATTTGCCAGCGGATTTATTGCTGATATTACTTACCCCGACAATAGCATTGTGCAAACCGGACAAGTCTTTGAGAAAATCTGGGAGGTCGAAAATCTCGGCACTCATGCTTGGGTGAACTGGCGTTTGCAATGTGTGGATGAGCACCTAAGCGTACAAACACTCAAAGGCTCAGAACACTATAACGGTAACGGCTCGCAATATAGCTTAATGCCCTTAGCCGACAGCATCCCTATCCCGCTAACCCAACCGGGTGAAAAAGTGCGTTTGCATGTGCAATTTCGTGCGCCCGACTATCCATGTACTACTATTTCACATTGGAAAAGCACCGATGCCGAAGGCAATATCATTTTCCCCCATCTGACTGGACTGTATTGTCTGGTCAAGGTTATCTCACTGTAA
- a CDS encoding BolA family protein: protein MNIQTQIEQKIQQAMQPDFLEVVNESHMHNVPPGSESHFKVTVVSEQFNGKMLIARHRQINGILADELNGKIHALALHTLTLEEHFARGGKVAESPLCMGGGKA from the coding sequence ATGAACATCCAAACCCAAATTGAACAGAAAATCCAACAGGCCATGCAACCTGACTTCCTCGAAGTCGTTAACGAAAGCCACATGCACAATGTGCCGCCCGGTTCGGAATCGCATTTTAAGGTGACGGTTGTGAGTGAACAGTTCAATGGAAAAATGCTGATTGCACGCCATCGGCAGATTAATGGCATTTTGGCAGATGAATTAAATGGGAAGATTCATGCGCTGGCATTGCATACGCTGACGCTAGAAGAGCACTTTGCTAGAGGTGGGAAAGTGGCAGAATCGCCCTTGTGCATGGGCGGCGGCAAGGCATAA
- a CDS encoding tetratricopeptide repeat protein, giving the protein MRIIKVLLLGMTASAILPFSVTANPHIAPAQPVNMNEAPPPWNGNIPAPAAMPQADGASKGSSVENWYRNRRKTETNVGGELAALQAAAESGDAKAQYKLAMLYRNEENPQADLKQSLDWQQRAAKAGYMEAQYGLGLLYANGQYVPADDQQARHWFDQAASQGHVAARLALLSLDNGAPAQAIATSNNLKMQEPRQRAETRVAAAATMPSIPVVDPASRPEPVSTPVSLPMLAQPAAQDEQPVSDKLDLTGIEPEVLRQSAESGDKQAQLMLGTMYEDGIGGLPADLREAAYWYEQAAKQNYPKAQYNLGLLYEDGRGVTQNDKQAAYWYDKAAKAGFTEAQNNLGVLLVLGKGVNKDPKKAEKLFNDAAAKGNADAQRNLEMLRKG; this is encoded by the coding sequence ATGAGAATAATAAAAGTTTTGCTATTGGGGATGACGGCGAGTGCCATCTTGCCATTTTCTGTTACTGCTAACCCTCACATTGCACCCGCACAGCCAGTCAATATGAATGAAGCTCCGCCACCCTGGAATGGGAACATTCCCGCGCCCGCAGCCATGCCGCAAGCAGACGGGGCATCCAAGGGTTCCAGCGTGGAAAACTGGTATCGCAACCGCCGTAAAACAGAGACTAACGTTGGCGGTGAATTGGCTGCGTTACAAGCGGCGGCGGAGAGCGGCGATGCTAAGGCGCAATATAAGTTAGCCATGCTGTATCGCAATGAGGAAAATCCGCAAGCCGATCTTAAGCAATCGCTAGACTGGCAGCAGCGTGCTGCCAAAGCCGGGTATATGGAAGCGCAATATGGGTTGGGATTATTGTACGCGAATGGGCAATACGTGCCTGCTGATGACCAACAGGCACGTCACTGGTTCGATCAGGCGGCATCACAAGGCCATGTTGCTGCCCGCTTGGCGCTGCTTTCACTTGATAATGGTGCGCCTGCACAAGCGATTGCCACTTCCAACAACCTGAAAATGCAAGAACCCCGGCAACGTGCCGAAACGCGAGTAGCAGCGGCTGCCACTATGCCGTCGATTCCGGTGGTTGATCCTGCCAGTCGCCCGGAACCGGTTAGCACGCCCGTATCTCTGCCCATGCTGGCGCAACCCGCCGCTCAGGATGAGCAGCCTGTATCGGATAAACTGGATCTCACGGGCATCGAGCCTGAAGTCTTGCGTCAGTCAGCAGAGTCAGGCGATAAACAGGCGCAATTGATGCTGGGGACGATGTACGAAGACGGTATCGGTGGCTTGCCAGCGGATTTGCGCGAAGCTGCGTATTGGTATGAGCAGGCTGCCAAGCAAAATTACCCCAAAGCCCAATACAACCTTGGATTGTTGTATGAAGATGGGCGAGGTGTCACGCAAAACGATAAGCAAGCCGCTTACTGGTATGATAAAGCCGCTAAAGCGGGGTTTACTGAGGCGCAAAACAACTTGGGTGTGCTATTGGTCTTGGGTAAAGGGGTCAATAAAGACCCTAAAAAAGCAGAAAAATTATTCAATGATGCTGCTGCTAAAGGTAATGCCGATGCCCAACGTAATTTGGAGATGTTACGGAAAGGTTAA
- a CDS encoding HesA/MoeB/ThiF family protein, whose amino-acid sequence MDDTQLLRYSRQILLPEVDISGQERLLASKVLIIGMGGLGAPVTLYLAAAGVGQLTLVDFDTVDLSNLQRQVIHTTATIGQPKVVSAAQAARALNPDIQIHTIQKKLEYHELLSVVTSHDAVVDCSDNFPTRFALNLACKTASKPLISGAVIRLEGQITTFDFRQPHSACYRCLYDENGTQEDTCSTTGILAPLAGIIGSMQAAETLKTLLDLPTLNGRLLLLDAKQMHWREMRLTQDPSCPVCALNLQN is encoded by the coding sequence ATGGACGACACACAACTCCTGCGCTATAGCCGCCAAATTCTGCTCCCTGAAGTAGACATCAGCGGGCAAGAACGCCTGTTAGCCTCAAAAGTGCTGATCATCGGCATGGGCGGATTAGGCGCACCCGTCACGCTTTACCTTGCCGCTGCCGGTGTCGGGCAACTCACCTTGGTCGATTTTGATACCGTGGATTTGAGCAATTTACAACGCCAAGTGATTCACACCACCGCCACCATCGGGCAACCCAAAGTCGTGTCTGCCGCGCAAGCTGCTCGTGCATTAAACCCAGACATTCAGATTCATACCATTCAAAAGAAACTTGAGTACCATGAATTACTTAGCGTGGTTACTTCACACGATGCGGTAGTCGATTGCAGCGACAACTTCCCCACGCGCTTCGCACTCAACCTTGCGTGCAAAACCGCATCCAAACCGTTGATTTCAGGTGCAGTTATTCGTTTGGAAGGACAAATTACCACTTTTGATTTCCGCCAGCCGCATAGCGCCTGCTACCGCTGCCTTTACGATGAAAACGGCACGCAGGAAGACACCTGTAGCACCACCGGCATTCTTGCGCCACTCGCCGGTATTATTGGCAGTATGCAAGCCGCAGAAACCCTCAAAACCTTGCTGGATTTACCTACCCTAAACGGGCGGCTATTACTGCTGGATGCCAAGCAAATGCACTGGCGCGAAATGCGTCTAACCCAAGATCCAAGCTGCCCTGTTTGTGCTCTCAACCTTCAAAACTAA
- a CDS encoding DUF4381 domain-containing protein has protein sequence MNPEELPLRDIHLPDPIGWWPPAPGWWMLVVLMLAVIAWLFWRWRQQKRAEQGLESALLELERLQRQYGTNTKDLLRELSVLLRRVAISQYGRQTVSGLTGAAWVKFLDDKAGKPLFGSKLAHLLTEVPYRPETQAETKAVLQATREWIKLQRGKDHV, from the coding sequence ATGAACCCGGAAGAACTCCCGTTACGCGATATTCATTTGCCCGACCCGATTGGCTGGTGGCCGCCAGCGCCGGGCTGGTGGATGTTAGTGGTGTTGATGTTGGCGGTGATTGCGTGGTTATTCTGGCGTTGGCGGCAGCAAAAACGCGCGGAGCAAGGCTTGGAAAGTGCATTGCTGGAGCTGGAACGCTTGCAACGTCAATACGGCACGAATACCAAAGACTTATTGCGCGAACTGTCCGTTTTGCTACGGCGGGTTGCGATCAGTCAGTATGGGCGGCAAACCGTGTCAGGGCTGACCGGCGCGGCTTGGGTCAAATTTTTAGACGACAAAGCAGGTAAGCCCTTATTTGGCAGCAAGTTGGCACATTTACTCACCGAAGTGCCCTATCGCCCAGAAACGCAAGCCGAAACCAAAGCCGTGCTGCAAGCCACTCGTGAATGGATCAAGCTACAACGGGGGAAAGATCATGTATGA
- a CDS encoding vWA domain-containing protein yields MYEFLWWWMFILLPLPLVVRWWLKPAEPKQGVALKVPFLEDFQQGGKVLGRSWFGLLALLLASAAWILLVVAAARPVWVGDTVTMPVSGRDLMLAVDLSGSMQEQDFILNGQVVDRLVATKAVAGEFVRKRTGDRIGLVLFGDQAYLQAPLTFDRQTVLRLLNESQIGLAGERTAIGDAIGLALKRLQDSPEKNRVLILMTDGANTAGSVSPLEAAEMAAAVGLKIYTVGIGSESDQMRSVFGFQLMNPSADLDERTLKAIATGTGGMYFRARDTEEFHKIYAELDRLEPVEKEAQQWRPQQELFRWPLLAALVLTLLAAVLRIERE; encoded by the coding sequence ATGTATGAATTCCTCTGGTGGTGGATGTTTATTTTGCTACCTTTACCGTTGGTGGTGCGTTGGTGGCTGAAACCGGCAGAACCCAAGCAAGGGGTTGCCTTGAAAGTCCCGTTTTTGGAGGATTTTCAGCAGGGCGGCAAGGTATTGGGGCGTTCGTGGTTTGGTTTGTTGGCATTGTTGCTGGCGAGTGCGGCGTGGATCTTATTGGTGGTGGCTGCTGCCCGCCCGGTGTGGGTGGGCGATACGGTGACAATGCCGGTGTCAGGGCGCGATTTGATGTTGGCTGTCGATTTATCAGGCAGTATGCAAGAGCAAGATTTTATCCTCAATGGGCAGGTGGTTGACCGTTTGGTGGCAACCAAAGCCGTGGCGGGGGAGTTTGTGCGCAAACGCACCGGCGACCGCATCGGTTTGGTGTTGTTCGGTGATCAGGCGTATTTGCAAGCGCCGTTAACTTTTGACCGTCAAACCGTGCTGCGTTTGTTGAATGAATCACAAATTGGTTTGGCAGGCGAACGTACCGCGATTGGTGATGCGATTGGGCTGGCGCTGAAACGCTTGCAAGATAGCCCTGAAAAAAACCGCGTCCTGATTCTGATGACCGATGGCGCGAATACCGCTGGCAGTGTCAGCCCCTTGGAAGCGGCGGAAATGGCAGCAGCCGTGGGTTTAAAAATTTACACGGTGGGGATTGGATCGGAAAGCGACCAGATGCGTAGCGTGTTTGGGTTTCAGTTGATGAATCCGTCGGCGGATTTGGATGAGCGTACCTTGAAAGCGATTGCCACCGGCACGGGTGGGATGTATTTCCGAGCGCGTGATACCGAAGAGTTCCACAAAATTTACGCGGAACTGGATCGGCTCGAACCCGTGGAAAAAGAAGCGCAGCAATGGCGACCGCAGCAAGAATTGTTCCGTTGGCCGTTACTGGCGGCACTGGTGCTGACGCTGTTAGCCGCCGTATTGCGGATAGAACGGGAGTGA
- a CDS encoding AAA family ATPase produces the protein MNQKENFDKLSQYLQSKIIGQKSLINRLMIALLADGHLLVEGAPGLAKTRAIQVLGQGIEGDFHRVQFTPDLLPADITGTEVFHPNDGSFHFQKGPLFHNLILADEINRAPAKVQSALLEAMAERQITVAGTTWKLPEPFLVMATQNPIEQEGTYRLPEAQLDRFLMHVIVDYPTPAEEKVILHLGRKEAMQQVRHEKEAVAPLVSRNDVALARQDVLNIYMTDKVETYLLQLVLATRNPERYGKSLAGSIAYGGSPRATLSLDRCARAHAWLAGRDFVSPEDVQAVAHDVLRHRLLLTFEAEADGMTANHIIDELLALVAVP, from the coding sequence ATGAACCAAAAAGAAAACTTTGACAAGTTGTCCCAGTATTTGCAAAGCAAAATCATTGGGCAAAAATCCCTGATCAATCGTCTGATGATCGCGTTGCTGGCAGACGGGCATTTGCTGGTGGAAGGTGCGCCGGGCTTGGCGAAAACCCGCGCCATTCAGGTGTTGGGGCAGGGAATCGAGGGCGATTTTCACCGTGTGCAGTTCACGCCGGATCTATTGCCAGCGGATATTACCGGCACGGAAGTATTTCACCCCAATGATGGCTCGTTCCACTTCCAGAAAGGCCCGTTGTTTCACAATTTGATCCTCGCGGATGAAATCAACCGTGCACCTGCCAAAGTGCAATCGGCGCTGTTGGAAGCGATGGCAGAACGCCAGATTACCGTTGCGGGTACGACCTGGAAATTGCCCGAACCGTTTTTGGTGATGGCGACCCAAAACCCGATTGAGCAGGAAGGCACGTACCGTTTGCCGGAAGCGCAACTTGACCGTTTCCTAATGCACGTGATTGTTGATTACCCAACGCCTGCCGAAGAAAAAGTCATTCTGCATCTGGGGCGCAAAGAAGCCATGCAGCAAGTGCGTCATGAAAAAGAAGCCGTTGCGCCACTGGTCAGTCGGAATGACGTAGCGTTAGCGCGGCAGGATGTGCTGAATATATACATGACCGACAAGGTGGAAACCTACCTCTTGCAATTGGTTTTGGCAACGCGGAATCCCGAACGTTACGGTAAATCCTTGGCGGGCAGCATTGCCTATGGCGGTAGCCCGCGTGCCACGTTGTCACTGGATCGGTGCGCCCGCGCTCATGCATGGTTGGCGGGGCGCGATTTCGTCAGCCCCGAAGACGTGCAGGCGGTGGCGCATGACGTGTTACGCCACCGTTTATTGCTGACGTTTGAAGCGGAAGCCGATGGCATGACCGCCAACCATATTATTGATGAATTGCTGGCTTTGGTGGCAGTCCCTTGA
- the mscL gene encoding large-conductance mechanosensitive channel protein MscL encodes MSFVSEFKEFAMKGNVVDLAVGVIIGAAFGKIVSALVDGIVMPLLGLLVGGVDFSKAAIMLKAGDPAAVPPIPDLVLAYGAFVQTIFDFVIVALAIFVAIKAMNKLKRKEEAAPAPEAPSNQEVLLGEIRDLLKQK; translated from the coding sequence ATGAGCTTCGTCAGTGAATTCAAAGAGTTTGCCATGAAAGGCAATGTGGTCGATCTCGCCGTGGGTGTCATTATCGGCGCGGCATTTGGCAAAATCGTTTCAGCATTGGTGGATGGCATCGTTATGCCACTGTTGGGCTTGCTTGTCGGCGGCGTCGACTTCAGCAAGGCGGCTATCATGCTGAAAGCAGGCGACCCGGCAGCGGTTCCCCCTATCCCTGATTTAGTGCTGGCGTATGGCGCTTTCGTCCAAACCATTTTTGATTTTGTGATCGTTGCCTTGGCGATTTTCGTAGCCATTAAAGCCATGAACAAGCTGAAGCGCAAAGAAGAAGCTGCTCCCGCACCGGAAGCACCGTCTAACCAAGAAGTTTTATTAGGCGAAATCCGTGACCTGTTGAAACAGAAATAA